Proteins found in one Nocardia brasiliensis ATCC 700358 genomic segment:
- a CDS encoding lantibiotic dehydratase: MATTGSNLYRPLDWLVVRTPLLPLGEYLALGADPAADWPARTAPGTLVPADPRVQRSLAVGGGELLRALERPCADVRARQRLAGKLQRYLIRMSSRPTPFGMFAGVGLAGWGPATDLELADAPAVLRTRPDMGWLLDFVQTLEQRDEIRAQLRLCSNPAAFVQADRVFLSERTPIGEAAESGRAMSLRATTPVRRALERARTPTRYRDLVDELAAELGASADRVRGLLDQLCEQTLLLTDLRPPVTAADPAGYVARRLAEIPAAGPAAAALGELLEQLGDWDRLDHDQAAAGYPKLLDRAHSVHAVATPKGPFQTDMSRPFTGRQVHAAVATEAVRAAELTIRLSSWPAGTAELDSYRAAFTERYGPDREVGLLELLDPEIGLGAPRKADKGGADDERRQVRHRTLTDLALDAIRERKSVVELDAATIAKLELQSAELTKAPASLDISLFVVADSAAAVDAGEFQVVVGPNLGASTAGRVLGRFADLIGPSAEQALHEAAAAEAQCRPGRLWAEVSYLPRPGRLANVTIRPLARAWELPFDTTPGAPAERVIPLSELVVGLRNGRFVVRWPRTGQEVVTCAGHMLNAQVAPAVVRFLDEINRDGRPVPMTFDWGPATGFPFLPRVQAGRVVLAPARWRVPADDLAPKAAASFAAAFAAWRQRWQPPRHLYLAMADHRLLLDLDAPDQVEQIRDEARRTPGGKLYLEEALPGPGHAWLPGPDGHYLSELVVPLVRTAVEPEPVRGQARSVPPTTSVARLRPPGSDWLFAKLYHVPTFEEDLLAHQIRDFCAQAVADGSADNWFFLRYTDPDPHLRIRWHGDPDRLTDRLAPALLRWGSRLVTDGYCRRVSVDTYDQEVERYGGPAGTAVAEDLFAADSAAVLELLALVDRRIVTLDRRLLAMVTVDDLVTAFGLTQAEQIDLYRNGVLERRATADEYRRENATFRSLLGDRRWLASQPGGSAVAEILNRRRILLQAAASRLDLLANRGELTRSRPELVRSFVHMHCNRLLGCGHPPEQRVLGLLWRTRESLRHAPVALS; encoded by the coding sequence ATGGCGACGACCGGCTCGAACCTGTACCGGCCATTGGACTGGCTGGTGGTCCGTACCCCGCTGCTGCCCCTCGGGGAGTACCTGGCGCTCGGTGCCGATCCGGCCGCCGACTGGCCTGCCCGCACCGCCCCCGGCACGCTGGTGCCCGCCGATCCCCGGGTCCAGCGGTCGCTCGCGGTGGGCGGCGGGGAGCTGCTGCGGGCCTTGGAACGTCCGTGCGCCGACGTTCGCGCGCGGCAGCGCCTGGCCGGGAAGCTCCAGCGGTATCTGATCCGGATGTCCAGTCGGCCCACCCCCTTCGGCATGTTCGCCGGAGTCGGTCTCGCGGGCTGGGGTCCGGCTACCGACCTCGAGCTCGCCGACGCACCCGCCGTGCTGCGGACCAGGCCGGACATGGGCTGGCTGCTCGACTTCGTGCAGACGCTGGAGCAACGCGACGAGATCCGGGCGCAGCTGCGCCTGTGCAGCAATCCCGCTGCGTTCGTGCAGGCGGATCGGGTGTTTCTCAGCGAGCGCACCCCGATCGGAGAGGCCGCCGAATCGGGGCGTGCGATGTCGTTGCGCGCCACCACGCCGGTACGCCGGGCGCTGGAACGCGCGCGGACCCCGACGCGCTACCGCGATCTCGTGGACGAACTGGCCGCGGAACTCGGCGCGAGCGCCGACCGGGTGCGCGGTCTGCTGGACCAGCTGTGCGAACAGACCCTCTTGCTCACCGACCTGCGGCCGCCGGTCACCGCCGCCGATCCGGCGGGCTATGTTGCCCGCCGCCTCGCGGAGATTCCCGCCGCGGGTCCGGCCGCGGCCGCCCTCGGCGAGCTGCTCGAACAACTCGGCGACTGGGATCGGCTCGACCACGATCAGGCCGCCGCCGGGTACCCGAAACTACTGGATCGGGCGCACTCGGTGCATGCGGTGGCGACGCCGAAAGGACCGTTCCAAACCGACATGAGCAGACCGTTCACCGGGCGACAGGTGCACGCGGCGGTCGCGACCGAAGCTGTCCGTGCGGCCGAACTGACCATCCGGCTGAGTTCCTGGCCGGCCGGAACAGCCGAATTGGACAGTTACCGAGCGGCTTTCACCGAACGGTACGGTCCGGACCGGGAGGTGGGGCTGCTCGAACTGCTGGACCCGGAGATCGGACTCGGCGCACCGCGCAAGGCCGACAAGGGCGGGGCCGACGACGAGCGACGGCAGGTGCGCCACCGCACGCTGACCGATCTGGCGCTCGACGCGATCAGAGAGCGCAAGTCCGTCGTCGAACTCGACGCCGCGACCATCGCGAAACTCGAACTGCAGTCGGCCGAGCTGACGAAAGCGCCCGCCTCGCTCGACATTTCGCTGTTCGTGGTCGCGGATTCGGCGGCGGCGGTGGACGCGGGCGAGTTCCAGGTGGTGGTCGGACCCAACCTCGGGGCCTCGACAGCGGGCCGGGTGCTGGGCCGCTTCGCCGATCTGATCGGACCGTCGGCCGAACAGGCGTTGCACGAGGCGGCGGCAGCGGAGGCGCAGTGCCGGCCCGGGCGGCTGTGGGCCGAGGTCAGCTATCTGCCGCGACCCGGCCGGCTGGCGAATGTCACGATCCGCCCGCTGGCCCGCGCGTGGGAGTTGCCCTTCGACACCACGCCCGGCGCGCCGGCGGAGCGGGTGATTCCGTTGTCCGAGTTGGTGGTCGGACTGCGGAACGGCCGCTTCGTGGTGCGTTGGCCACGCACCGGGCAGGAGGTCGTCACCTGTGCCGGGCACATGCTCAACGCCCAGGTGGCGCCCGCGGTGGTGCGGTTCCTCGACGAGATCAACCGGGACGGCAGGCCGGTGCCGATGACCTTCGATTGGGGCCCGGCGACCGGTTTCCCGTTCCTGCCGCGGGTGCAGGCCGGCCGGGTCGTGCTGGCGCCGGCGCGGTGGCGCGTGCCCGCCGACGACCTGGCGCCGAAGGCGGCGGCCTCGTTCGCGGCTGCCTTCGCCGCGTGGCGGCAGCGCTGGCAGCCGCCGCGTCATCTGTATCTCGCGATGGCCGACCATCGCCTGCTGCTCGACCTGGACGCCCCGGATCAGGTCGAGCAGATCCGAGACGAGGCGCGGCGCACGCCCGGCGGCAAGCTGTATCTGGAGGAGGCATTACCCGGGCCCGGGCACGCGTGGCTGCCCGGCCCCGACGGCCACTACCTCAGTGAGCTGGTGGTGCCGCTGGTACGTACCGCCGTCGAGCCCGAACCCGTTCGCGGGCAGGCGCGTTCGGTGCCGCCGACCACCTCGGTGGCGCGGTTGCGGCCGCCGGGCAGCGATTGGCTGTTCGCCAAGCTCTATCACGTACCGACGTTCGAGGAGGATCTGCTCGCGCATCAGATCCGGGACTTCTGCGCGCAGGCCGTCGCGGACGGTTCGGCCGACAACTGGTTCTTCCTGCGCTATACCGATCCCGACCCGCACCTGCGGATTCGCTGGCACGGCGACCCGGACCGGCTGACCGATCGCCTGGCACCCGCGCTGTTGCGCTGGGGGTCGCGATTGGTCACCGACGGGTACTGCCGCAGAGTATCGGTGGACACCTACGACCAGGAGGTGGAACGCTACGGCGGTCCGGCGGGGACCGCGGTGGCCGAGGACCTGTTCGCCGCCGACAGCGCGGCGGTGCTGGAGCTGCTCGCGCTGGTCGATCGGCGCATCGTCACGCTGGACCGCAGGCTGCTGGCGATGGTCACGGTGGACGACCTGGTCACCGCGTTCGGCCTGACCCAGGCCGAGCAGATCGACCTGTACCGGAACGGCGTGCTCGAGCGGCGCGCCACCGCGGACGAATACCGCAGGGAGAATGCGACATTCAGGTCACTGCTCGGCGATCGGCGTTGGCTGGCGAGTCAGCCCGGGGGTTCCGCTGTCGCGGAGATCTTGAATCGTCGCCGAATTCTCTTGCAGGCGGCGGCATCCCGGCTCGACCTGCTCGCGAACCGGGGCGAACTCACCAGGTCGCGGCCGGAACTGGTGCGCAGCTTCGTGCACATGCACTGCAACAGGCTGCTCGGCTGCGGGCATCCGCCGGAGCAGCGGGTGCTCGGATTGCTGTGGCGCACCAGGGAAAGCCTGCGGCACGCACCGGTCGCGCTCAGCTGA
- the dnaE gene encoding DNA polymerase III subunit alpha: protein MLSSFVHLHVHTEYSMLDGAAKIKPLFDEAARLGMTAVGMTDHGNMFGADEFYQHATKVGIKPVIGIEAYVAPGSRLHKKPVFWGQSGQRGANGEGIGGDVSGGGAYTHMTMLARTAQGLRNLFALSSLASMEGYYRKPRMDRELIARHAAGIIATTGCPSGEVQTRLRLGQHAEAMQAAADYRDIFGRESFFVELMDHGLPIERSVRDGLLEISRKLDLPPLATNDSHYVRKDQAEAHAALLCVQAGKTLNDPTRFKFDGDGYHLRSAEEMRAYWDAQVPGAADNTVAIAERVESYADVWQHRDRMPVYAPPPGHDVNSWFHAEVMRGLARPLPGGVTDEYRHRAEFEIGIIVEKGFPAYFLITADLMEHARAEGIRVGPGRGSAAGSLVAYAMGITNLDPIVHGLLFERFLNPERMSMPDIDMDFDDRRRGEMVRYATEKYGADRVAQVITFGKIKTKAAIKDSARVHYGQAGFAIADRISKALPPPVAAKDIPLSGITDPAHERYPEAAEVRALLDTDRDVATIMDTARGLEGLIRNAGVHACAVIMSAEPLLHVVPLWRREDGAMITGWDYPSCEAVGLLKMDFLGLRNLTVIGDAIDNIRANRGETVDLDTLGTDDAKTYALLGRGESLGVFQLDGAAMRDLLRRLIPTGFEDIVAVNALYRPGPMAMNTHNNYADRKNDRQQIVPIHAELAEPLRDILAETYGLVVYQEQIMQIAQRVAGFSMGRADVLRRAMGKKKLDVLEKEFEGFRAGMRDNGFSDEAVQALWDTVLPFAGYAFNKSHAAGYALVGYWTAYLKANYPAEYMAALLTSVADNKDKSAIYLSECRQLGIKVLAPDVNESSLRFAAVGTDIRFGLGGVRNVGANVVESIIETRTRKGKYASFADFVEKSELVCCNKRVLESLIKAGAFDSFGHPRRALADIHEDAVDAVTGLKRQQAMGQFDLFGDGDAAAESSSPLAHLSFDAPEWPRDELLGLEREMLGLYVSGHPLDGADHLLRKHAPKPIAALLANPPRDGTVTIAGMISALERRVNKKGESWAIAVIEDLDATVEVLFFPKSYSLFAADLMVDAVVVVEGRVNWREDKLALFGAHLAALDLTHLDEHRRQAPLTLEINARNTDRDSMRELKSVLLAHPGGTPVHLALCYRQRRTMLAIEDYPVTVSPALLGELRAVRGVKVLT from the coding sequence GATGCTCGACGGCGCGGCGAAGATCAAGCCGCTGTTTGACGAAGCGGCCCGCCTGGGCATGACCGCGGTGGGCATGACCGACCACGGCAACATGTTCGGCGCGGACGAGTTCTACCAGCACGCCACGAAAGTCGGCATCAAACCGGTCATCGGCATCGAGGCGTATGTCGCGCCCGGCAGCAGGCTGCACAAGAAGCCCGTGTTCTGGGGCCAGTCGGGTCAGCGCGGCGCCAACGGTGAGGGCATCGGCGGCGATGTCTCGGGCGGCGGCGCGTACACCCACATGACGATGCTCGCGCGCACCGCGCAGGGCCTGCGCAATCTGTTCGCGTTGTCCTCGCTGGCGAGTATGGAGGGCTACTACCGCAAACCGCGGATGGACCGGGAGCTGATCGCCCGGCACGCCGCCGGGATCATCGCCACCACCGGGTGCCCCTCGGGCGAGGTGCAGACCCGCCTGCGCCTGGGACAGCACGCGGAGGCGATGCAGGCCGCCGCCGACTATCGCGACATCTTCGGCAGAGAAAGCTTTTTCGTGGAGTTGATGGATCACGGCCTGCCCATCGAGCGATCGGTGCGCGACGGGCTGCTGGAGATCAGCCGCAAACTCGACCTGCCGCCGCTGGCCACCAACGATTCGCACTACGTGCGCAAGGATCAAGCCGAGGCGCACGCCGCGCTGCTCTGCGTACAAGCCGGGAAGACCCTGAACGACCCGACCCGGTTCAAATTCGACGGCGACGGCTACCACCTGCGTTCGGCCGAAGAGATGCGCGCCTACTGGGACGCGCAGGTGCCGGGCGCGGCGGACAACACCGTCGCGATCGCCGAGCGGGTCGAATCCTATGCCGACGTGTGGCAACACCGGGACCGGATGCCGGTCTACGCACCGCCGCCAGGCCATGACGTGAACTCGTGGTTCCACGCGGAGGTCATGCGCGGTCTCGCCCGGCCGCTCCCTGGCGGGGTCACCGACGAGTACCGGCACCGGGCGGAGTTCGAGATCGGCATCATCGTCGAGAAGGGCTTTCCCGCGTATTTCCTGATCACCGCAGATCTGATGGAACACGCACGCGCCGAAGGCATTCGGGTCGGGCCGGGACGTGGCTCGGCGGCCGGATCGCTGGTGGCGTACGCGATGGGCATCACCAACCTCGATCCGATCGTGCACGGGCTGCTGTTCGAACGCTTCCTGAATCCCGAACGCATGTCCATGCCCGATATCGACATGGACTTCGACGATCGCCGGCGCGGCGAGATGGTGCGCTACGCGACCGAGAAGTACGGGGCCGACCGCGTCGCCCAGGTGATCACCTTCGGCAAGATCAAAACCAAAGCGGCCATCAAGGATTCGGCCCGCGTGCACTACGGCCAGGCCGGTTTCGCGATCGCGGACCGCATTTCCAAGGCCCTGCCGCCGCCGGTCGCGGCCAAAGATATTCCGCTGTCCGGTATCACCGATCCCGCGCACGAGCGCTACCCGGAAGCGGCGGAGGTGCGCGCGCTGCTCGACACCGATCGCGACGTCGCCACCATCATGGATACCGCGCGCGGCCTCGAAGGGCTGATCCGCAATGCCGGCGTGCACGCCTGCGCGGTGATCATGTCCGCGGAGCCGCTGCTGCACGTGGTGCCGCTGTGGCGGCGCGAAGACGGCGCGATGATCACCGGCTGGGACTATCCGTCCTGCGAGGCCGTCGGGCTGCTCAAGATGGACTTCCTGGGCCTGCGCAATCTCACCGTGATCGGCGACGCGATCGACAACATCCGGGCCAATCGCGGCGAGACGGTCGATCTCGACACGCTCGGCACCGACGACGCGAAAACCTATGCGCTGCTGGGCCGTGGCGAGAGCCTGGGGGTGTTCCAGCTCGACGGCGCCGCGATGCGCGATCTGCTCCGGCGGCTGATCCCCACCGGATTCGAGGACATCGTCGCGGTCAACGCGCTGTATCGGCCGGGACCGATGGCGATGAACACGCACAACAACTACGCCGACCGCAAGAACGACCGGCAACAGATCGTGCCGATTCATGCCGAACTCGCCGAGCCGCTGCGCGACATCCTCGCCGAAACCTATGGCCTGGTCGTGTATCAGGAGCAGATCATGCAGATCGCGCAGCGGGTCGCCGGGTTCTCGATGGGCCGCGCGGACGTGCTGCGCCGGGCGATGGGCAAGAAGAAACTCGACGTGCTGGAGAAGGAGTTCGAGGGCTTCCGAGCGGGCATGCGGGACAACGGCTTCTCCGACGAGGCGGTGCAGGCCCTGTGGGATACCGTGCTCCCGTTCGCCGGATACGCGTTCAACAAATCGCACGCGGCAGGCTACGCACTGGTCGGCTACTGGACGGCCTATCTCAAAGCCAACTATCCCGCCGAATACATGGCGGCACTGCTGACTTCGGTCGCCGACAACAAAGACAAGTCGGCAATCTATCTGTCCGAGTGCCGCCAGCTCGGCATCAAGGTGCTGGCGCCGGACGTCAACGAGTCCTCGCTGCGGTTCGCCGCGGTCGGCACCGACATCCGGTTCGGGCTCGGCGGCGTGCGCAACGTGGGCGCCAATGTGGTCGAGTCGATCATCGAAACCCGCACGCGGAAAGGGAAATACGCGTCGTTCGCGGATTTCGTCGAGAAGTCCGAACTGGTCTGCTGCAACAAACGCGTGCTGGAATCGCTGATCAAGGCGGGTGCGTTCGATTCGTTCGGTCACCCGCGCAGGGCGCTCGCCGATATTCACGAGGACGCGGTGGATGCCGTCACCGGACTGAAGCGCCAACAGGCGATGGGCCAGTTCGATCTGTTCGGCGACGGCGACGCAGCAGCCGAATCATCCTCTCCCCTAGCACATCTGAGCTTCGACGCGCCGGAATGGCCGCGCGACGAATTGCTCGGGCTGGAACGCGAAATGCTGGGCCTGTATGTCTCGGGCCACCCGCTCGACGGTGCCGATCACCTGTTGCGCAAGCACGCCCCGAAGCCGATCGCGGCGCTGCTCGCCAACCCGCCGCGGGACGGAACCGTCACCATCGCTGGCATGATCTCGGCACTGGAGCGACGCGTCAACAAGAAGGGCGAGAGCTGGGCGATCGCGGTGATAGAAGACCTCGACGCCACCGTCGAGGTGCTGTTCTTCCCGAAGAGCTACAGCCTGTTCGCGGCGGATCTGATGGTGGACGCGGTGGTGGTCGTCGAAGGAAGGGTGAACTGGCGCGAGGACAAACTGGCGCTGTTCGGCGCACACCTGGCCGCGCTGGACCTGACCCACTTGGACGAGCACCGGCGGCAGGCACCCCTGACGCTGGAGATCAACGCCCGCAACACCGATCGCGACAGCATGCGGGAATTGAAGTCGGTGCTGCTGGCCCATCCCGGTGGCACGCCGGTGCACCTCGCGCTGTGCTACCGGCAGCGGCGGACCATGCTGGCGATCGAGGACTACCCGGTCACCGTCAGCCCGGCGCTGCTCGGTGAACTACGGGCGGTCCGGGGCGTCAAAGTTCTGACCTGA
- a CDS encoding lanthionine synthetase C family protein gives MTWGSVLPAAMAAEAVAVARTVARRLAAPESLPPLPDRPALLRDGASGAAGCAVLLSRFDGSEGERAAHRCLTAAVRELEHADVRPPGMFDGLTGLAFSALLLSRNGTRYQRLLAELDRGIVRDATSRAAVLAHARHGLPFESFDLVSGITGTGAYLLRRNAYPAALRSALTGLVAVCRWDTDLPNWHTPAWSIAPKTPMAESFPGGVLNCGLAHGVPGPLALLSLAELSGISVPGQGEAIAVVGHWLAAHRADDAHGPNWPTGIPLPGTAAVETRSRNAWCYGGPGVARALWLAGNAIDDTELRSLAVEAMLAASSRFAATAETDPAPGLCHGVAGLLQIMLRFAHDTGDPRFARAAVELTDRLLARYDPAHRFGFRCAGELPADRPGLLDGAAGIALALLAASTGEMPDWDRMLLLA, from the coding sequence ATGACGTGGGGGAGCGTGTTGCCCGCGGCGATGGCGGCCGAGGCGGTCGCGGTCGCGCGGACGGTCGCGCGCCGCCTCGCGGCGCCGGAGAGCCTGCCGCCGTTGCCGGACCGGCCGGCTCTGCTGCGCGACGGCGCATCCGGCGCCGCCGGATGCGCGGTGCTGTTGAGCCGATTCGACGGCAGCGAAGGGGAGCGCGCCGCCCACCGCTGCCTCACCGCGGCCGTACGCGAGCTGGAGCACGCCGACGTCCGGCCGCCTGGCATGTTCGACGGGCTGACCGGCTTGGCGTTCAGCGCATTGCTGTTGTCACGTAACGGGACTCGCTATCAACGCCTGCTCGCCGAGCTGGACCGCGGCATCGTGCGTGACGCGACGAGTCGCGCGGCGGTGCTGGCGCACGCCCGGCACGGTCTGCCGTTCGAGTCGTTCGACCTCGTCTCCGGTATCACCGGCACCGGCGCATACCTGTTGCGGCGCAACGCCTACCCCGCCGCACTGCGTTCGGCGCTGACCGGTCTGGTCGCAGTGTGCCGCTGGGATACCGACCTGCCCAACTGGCACACTCCGGCTTGGAGTATCGCACCGAAAACCCCGATGGCAGAGTCCTTCCCCGGTGGCGTGCTGAACTGCGGTCTCGCCCACGGTGTGCCGGGGCCGTTGGCGCTACTGTCGCTGGCCGAGCTGTCCGGCATTTCCGTGCCCGGGCAGGGGGAAGCGATCGCGGTCGTCGGGCATTGGCTGGCCGCGCACCGCGCCGACGACGCGCACGGGCCCAACTGGCCGACCGGTATCCCGCTGCCGGGTACCGCCGCGGTCGAGACGCGATCGCGCAATGCCTGGTGTTACGGCGGACCGGGCGTCGCACGCGCACTCTGGCTGGCGGGCAACGCGATCGATGACACCGAGCTGCGGTCGCTCGCGGTCGAGGCCATGCTCGCGGCATCGAGCCGGTTCGCGGCGACAGCCGAGACGGACCCGGCACCCGGACTCTGTCACGGCGTCGCGGGTCTGCTCCAGATCATGTTGCGCTTCGCACACGACACGGGCGATCCGCGATTCGCCCGTGCCGCAGTGGAACTGACCGACCGGTTGCTCGCGCGGTACGACCCGGCGCACCGGTTCGGCTTCCGCTGTGCCGGCGAGCTGCCCGCGGATCGGCCCGGCCTGCTCGACGGCGCCGCGGGGATCGCGCTCGCCCTGCTCGCGGCGAGTACCGGCGAAATGCCGGACTGGGATCGAATGCTGTTGCTGGCGTGA
- a CDS encoding response regulator transcription factor, translated as MTEAPVPQITVVLADQHAVVRAGLRSMLAAVAEFTIVGEAATVSELTRQALRERPDVVVLGLLLSQERTHRVITDILRSCPGLAVLVFGMDEDDGAVRAAINAGARGYVDKSSTAEGIVRAVAGAAAGWAVFSPGSAEALARITAQPATVEVVAFADLTVREREVLELVAAGLSNAAIAGRLHLASKTVSNYLSAIFLKLGVCDRANAILRAREAGFGVALS; from the coding sequence GTGACCGAAGCACCGGTTCCGCAGATCACCGTGGTGCTGGCCGACCAGCACGCCGTGGTGCGTGCTGGTCTGCGCTCGATGCTGGCCGCGGTTGCCGAATTCACCATTGTCGGGGAGGCGGCGACGGTCAGCGAACTGACCCGGCAGGCGCTGCGGGAGCGACCGGACGTCGTGGTGCTCGGCCTGCTGTTGTCGCAGGAGCGGACCCACCGGGTGATCACCGATATCCTGCGCTCCTGTCCGGGACTGGCGGTGCTGGTGTTCGGGATGGACGAGGACGACGGCGCCGTGCGCGCCGCGATCAACGCGGGCGCACGCGGCTATGTCGACAAGTCCAGCACCGCGGAAGGCATCGTCCGGGCGGTGGCCGGCGCGGCCGCCGGATGGGCGGTGTTCAGCCCGGGCAGTGCCGAGGCGCTGGCGCGGATCACCGCCCAGCCGGCCACGGTGGAGGTCGTCGCGTTCGCCGACCTCACCGTCCGCGAACGCGAGGTGCTCGAACTGGTCGCGGCGGGCCTGTCCAACGCGGCGATCGCGGGACGGCTGCATCTGGCCTCCAAGACGGTGAGCAACTACCTTTCGGCGATCTTCCTCAAGCTCGGAGTATGCGATCGCGCGAACGCGATCCTGCGCGCGCGGGAGGCCGGCTTCGGGGTCGCGCTCAGCTGA